ATTTTCATTGTTAAATTTCCTCACCTGTTTTTTTTGAATATCTTACTAGTTTACCTTCATCATCACGTTTTTTACCAACTCTTGTTGGCTCAGAAGTTTTAGGATTGATTAGCATTAAATTTGATATATCAATATAAGCTTCTTTTTTTATGATTCCTCCATCCTGATTTTCCTGACTTGGTTTGGTATGTTTAGTAATAATATTTATTCCTTCAACAATTGCTTTATTTTTTTCTCTATTTAAAGAAAGAACTCTACCTTTTTTACCCTTGTAATTACCTGAAATAGCAATTACAGTATCTTCTTTCTTTATTTTTATTTTCCTACTAAATTTTTGATTTTTCATTATTCTATATTACTTCTGGTGCTAATGAAACAATTTTCATATATTTTCGATCTCTCAATTCTCTTGCTACTGGTCCAAAAATTCTTGTGGCAACAGGTTCATTGGATTCATCAAGTAAAACACATGCATTCTCATCAAATCGGATATATGAGCCATCTTTTCGTTTTACTTCTTTTCTAGTTCTAACAACAACGGCTTTAGAAATAGTTCCTTTTTTTATTGTTCCACTAGAAACAGCTGATTTAACAGTAACAACAATTTTATCACCAACCGATGCATATCGTCTTTTTGAACCACCTAAAACATTTATACACAGTACTTCTTTTGCACCACTATTATCAGCAACTTTTAATCTACTTTCTTTTTGTATCATCTACTTTGCTTTTTCAAGAATTTTAACCAAACGCCATCTTTTTGTTTTACTTAAAGGACGGGTTTCCATAATTTGAACAACATCTCTTTCATTGCACTCATTTTTTTCATCATGAGCATGGAATTTAGAGGATTTTCTAATAATTTTGCCATAAACAGGATGAGTAACTCTTCTCTCAACCATAACAACAATAGTTTTATCAGCTTTATTGCTAAAAACCTTTCCAACAACGGTTTTTCTACTATTTCTTTTTACTTCTTTATTTTCCATCAGTTCCGTCTTTTGATAATTCACGTTTTTTTAATTCTGTTTTCAGTTTGGCCACTTGCCTCCTTGATTTATTAATCTTTTGAGGATTGTCAAGTGGAGAAACAGCATGAGAAATTTTTAGTTTTGTGTAGTTTTTTTGTTCTTCTATCACAAATTCCTTTATCTCCTTTGTCGTCAAATCTCTTATTTCCGAATATTTCATTTTATTATTTTATTAAGCTGACAAATCTTTTCTAGAAATAAATTTTGTAATTACTGGTAATTTTTGAGCTCCTAATGCTAAAGCTCTTTTTGCAATGTCTTCATTCATGCCTTCTAACTCAAAAATTATTTTACCTGGTCGTACAGCAGCAACAAAATATTCCGGTGCACCTTTACCTTTACCCATTCTAACTTCAGCAGGTTTTTTTGTAATTGGTTTGTCAGGAAATACTCTAAGCCACAATTTACCTTCTCTTTTTATGTATCTCATTATTGCAACACGAGCAGCTTCGAGCTGATTAGATGTCAATCTAGTTGGCTCTAGGCTTTTTAAAGCATAAGTACCAAACGCTATTGTTGTTCCTCTAGTAGCTATTCCTTTTATTCTACCTTTTTGTACTTTTCGGTATTTCGGTTTTTTTGGTTGTAACATCTTCTATTTTTTTAATCTCTTTTATTATTTCCTTCTGTTCGGTCTTCTTTTTGGCTTATTTGTAGCTGCACCAAAATTCATTGAAAGGTCTCTTTTGCCAAAAACTTCTCCTTTACAAATCCAAACTTTTACTCCAATTTTACCGTAAACGGTATTTGATTCTACTAAGGCATAGTCAATGTCTGATCTTAATGTATGTAATGGGATTCTACCTTCTTTATATTCTTCAGTTCTAGCCATTTCAGCACCACCAAGTCTTCCTGAGCATTTAATTTTTATTCCTTTTGCACCCACTCTCATTGTAGAAGCAATTGCCATTTTCATAGCTCTTCTGTAAGACATCCTTGCTTTTAGTTGTCCTGCAATATTTTCTCCCACTAATTGAGCTTCCAATTCAGGATTTCTGATTTCAAAAATATTTATTTGAACATCTTTATTTGTTATTTTCTTTAGTTCTTCTTTCAGTTTATCAACTTCTTGACCTGCTTTACCAATAACAAGACCTGGTCTTGAAGTATGAACAGTAACAGTTACTCTTTTTAATGTTCTTTCAATTACGATTCTTGCAATTCCTCCTTTTGAGAGTCTTGCATTAACATATTTTCTAATTTTATTATCTTCCAACAATTTTTCGGAATATCCTTTGTTGCTATACCAGTTTGATTCCCATCCTCTGATATAACCTAATCGTAATGCTATTGGATTAATTTTTTGTCCCATTATTCTTGAATAGTGTTTTCTTTTAAAATAGATTGAACTTCTACATCAACTACAACTGTAATATGATTTGATCTTTTTCTTATTCTATGTGCCCTTCCCTGAGGAGCAGGTTTTATTCGTTTTAATTGACGTGCATTATCAACAAAAATTAATTTTACAAATAAATCATTATCATCAGAACCAAGATCTTCATTTTTTACTTGCCAATTTGCTATTGCAGATAAGACTAATTTCTCCAATTTTTTTGAATAAGCCTTTTTGGGGTGAAACTTTAATATATTTAATGCTTCCTCTACCTTTTTACCTCTAACAAGATCAGCTAACAATCTCATTTTTCTTGCAGGATAGGGACAATTTTTTAATTTTGCTACAGCTTCCATTTAATTAACTTCTTTTAGTAGGATGACCTCGGAAATTTTTTGTTTGTGAAAATTCACCTAATTTATGTCCAACCATATTTTCAGAAATAAATACAGGAATAAATTTCTTCCCATTATGGACAGCAAATGTAAACCCAACAAAGTCAGGTGTTATCATTGATCTTCTTGACCAAGTTTTAATAACACTTTTTTTTCCTTTTTTATTCATTGCTTCAACTTTTTCTATAAGTCTCCAATAAACATAAGGTCCTTTTTTTATTGATCTAGACATGTTTTATTTTTTTCTTCTTTTTATAATATGTTTGTTAGACATTTTATTTTTATCTCTGGTTTTTTTACCTTTTGCATACAAGCCTGTTCTTGACCTAGGATGCCCTCCTGAAGATTTCCCTTCTCCACCACCCATTGGGTGATCAACAGGATTCATAGCTACACCTCTTGTTCTTGGTCTTATTCCCATCCATCTTTTTCTTCCAGCTTTTCCTAATTTTATTAATTCGTTATTTGGGTTAGATACACTTCCTATTGTTGCCATACAGTTGACCAATATTTTTCTTACTTCACCTGATGGTAATTTTATTCCTGCATGTTTTCCTTCTCTAGAAATAATTTGTGCAAATCCTCCTGCACTTCTTACTAATTCGCCACCCTTGCCAGGATGCATTTCAATATTATGTACTTGAGTACCTAAGGGTATATTGCTAAGTTTTAATGCATTACCAATTTCAGGTGGAACATTATCTCCACTAATAACTGTCATTCCAACTTTTAATTTGTCAGGAGCAATAATGTATCTTTTTTCACCATCTTTATAAAACAATAAAGAAATATAAGCACTCCTGTTTGGATCATATTCAATAGTTTTTACAACTGCGGGAATATTAAATTTATCTCTTTTAAAATCAATTATTCTATATTTCTTTTTATGTCCTCCACCTCGATAACGAACAGTCATTTTCCCTTTGTTATTTCTACCACCTGTTCTTTTCTTGGTTCCGAGCAGGCTCTTTTCAGGCTTAACACCTTTTGTCAGTTCTGAATAATCATTCAAAACTGTGAACTTTTGTCCCGGAGTAGTTGGTTTTAGCTTTTTTAATCCCATAATAAATTAGATATTACTGTAAAAATCAATTGAATCACCTTGTTTTAAGGTAACAACTGCTTTTTTAAATCCCTTTGTTCTTCCTAATAAAATACTTCTTTTAGTATGTCTTGACTTTTCTTTTCCCTGATAAATCATTGTTCGAACTTTTAAAACCTTTACTTTAAAAAGTTGTTCAATTTCTTTTTTAATTTGTTCTTTATCAGCTTTCTTATCAACGATAAAACCAAATTTATTTTCCGTTTCGCTTAAAGCGGAATATTTTTCAGTTATCAACGGTTTCTTTATAATGTTCATCGTTCTAATTAAAAATTTTAGTTATTACCTTTACTGCACTTTCCGTCAAAATCAACAAATCATTGTTTAAAATGTTATAAGTGTTGAGTTTTTCAGGGGTGCAAATATAGGAATTAGAAATGTTTTTTGAAGACAAAATTATATTATTATTTTCTTCTGAAATTACCATTAAATTTTTTCTACCATCTGCTTTAAGATTTTTAAGAATATTCTTATATTCTTTTGTCTTTGGAGCTTCAATTGAAAAATCTTCAACAATAAGAATTTTTTTATCAGACAACTTATAAGATAGTGCTGATTTTTTTGCTATTAACTTTACTTTTTTATTAAGTTTAAAAGAGTAATCTCTTGGTCTTGGTCCAAAAACTCTTCCACCACCTCTAAAAATTGGATTTTTGATACTACCTACTCTGGCAGAACCAATTCCTTTTTGTCGTCTAAGTTTTCTCTGTGAACCGACAATATCAGAACGTTCTTTAGCTTTATGAGTACCTTGTCTTCTATCTGCCATTATTCTTTTAACATCCAGATAAATTACATGGTCGTTTGGCTCTATTTCAAAAATTGATTCATTAAGATCAATTTTTTTGTCGGTTTTTTCACCTTTTATATTATATACTTCAACTTTCATAGTTACTTCTCTATAATTACGAATGAACCCTTTGGTCCTGGTACAGCACCTTTTAGGAAAATTAAATTCTTTTCATGAATAAGTTTTGCAACAATCAGATTAAATACTTTTATTTTGTTTCCACCTGTACGACCTGCCATTCTCATTCCTTTAAATACTCTTGAAGGATCGGATGATGCTCCTATTGAACCAGGTGCTCTTAATCTGTCTTTCTGTCCGTGAGTTTGTCCACCAACTCCATGAAAACCATGTCTTTTTACTACTCCCTGAAATCCTTTTCCTTTTGAATAGTTTGATACATCGACCCATTCATTAACATTAAAGATGTCTGTTTTTAATTCATCTCCAAGTTTAAGATTTTCAACTCCCTCAAATCTTCTCAAATTTCTAAATTCAACAACCTTTCTTTTAGGTGTTGTATTAGCATTATCAAAATGACCTTTTAGGGCTTTTGTTGTTGCTTTTTCAGTTTTTTTACCAAATGCAAGTTGAACAGCATCGTATCCATCCTTACCATCTTTATTTTTTAGTTGGGTTACAACGCATGGTCCTGCTTCAATAACTGTACAAGGGATATTTTCCCCTTCTTCAGTAAAGATACTTGTCATTCCCAATTTTTTTCCAATAATACCTACCATTATCTTATACTTTAATTTCTACATCAACACCACCTGGTAATTCCAATTTCATTAGTGCATCAACTGTTTTTGTACTTGTACTATAAATATCTATTAATCTTTTATGTGAACAAAGTTCAAATTGATCTCTAGCTGTTTTGTTTACATGAGGAGACTTAAGAACGGTATATACTTTCCGTTTTGTTGGCAAAGGAATAGGACCACTCACCACAGCTCCTGTAACTTTTACTGTTTTTACAATCTTTTCTGCTGATTTATCAACCAAGCTAAAATCGTATGAACGTAATTTTATTCGAATTTTTTGAGTACCCATTATATTAATTTAATCATTTAAAAACTCACCTTTTAATTTGTCTAATATTTTCT
This region of Bacteroidota bacterium genomic DNA includes:
- the rplX gene encoding 50S ribosomal protein L24; its protein translation is MKNQKFSRKIKIKKEDTVIAISGNYKGKKGRVLSLNREKNKAIVEGINIITKHTKPSQENQDGGIIKKEAYIDISNLMLINPKTSEPTRVGKKRDDEGKLVRYSKKTGEEI
- the rplD gene encoding 50S ribosomal protein L4, producing the protein MKVEVYNIKGEKTDKKIDLNESIFEIEPNDHVIYLDVKRIMADRRQGTHKAKERSDIVGSQRKLRRQKGIGSARVGSIKNPIFRGGGRVFGPRPRDYSFKLNKKVKLIAKKSALSYKLSDKKILIVEDFSIEAPKTKEYKNILKNLKADGRKNLMVISEENNNIILSSKNISNSYICTPEKLNTYNILNNDLLILTESAVKVITKIFN
- the rplW gene encoding 50S ribosomal protein L23, with protein sequence MNIIKKPLITEKYSALSETENKFGFIVDKKADKEQIKKEIEQLFKVKVLKVRTMIYQGKEKSRHTKRSILLGRTKGFKKAVVTLKQGDSIDFYSNI
- the rpsS gene encoding 30S ribosomal protein S19, coding for MSRSIKKGPYVYWRLIEKVEAMNKKGKKSVIKTWSRRSMITPDFVGFTFAVHNGKKFIPVFISENMVGHKLGEFSQTKNFRGHPTKRS
- the rplC gene encoding 50S ribosomal protein L3, yielding MVGIIGKKLGMTSIFTEEGENIPCTVIEAGPCVVTQLKNKDGKDGYDAVQLAFGKKTEKATTKALKGHFDNANTTPKRKVVEFRNLRRFEGVENLKLGDELKTDIFNVNEWVDVSNYSKGKGFQGVVKRHGFHGVGGQTHGQKDRLRAPGSIGASSDPSRVFKGMRMAGRTGGNKIKVFNLIVAKLIHEKNLIFLKGAVPGPKGSFVIIEK
- the rplV gene encoding 50S ribosomal protein L22; translation: MEAVAKLKNCPYPARKMRLLADLVRGKKVEEALNILKFHPKKAYSKKLEKLVLSAIANWQVKNEDLGSDDNDLFVKLIFVDNARQLKRIKPAPQGRAHRIRKRSNHITVVVDVEVQSILKENTIQE
- the rpsC gene encoding 30S ribosomal protein S3 — protein: MGQKINPIALRLGYIRGWESNWYSNKGYSEKLLEDNKIRKYVNARLSKGGIARIVIERTLKRVTVTVHTSRPGLVIGKAGQEVDKLKEELKKITNKDVQINIFEIRNPELEAQLVGENIAGQLKARMSYRRAMKMAIASTMRVGAKGIKIKCSGRLGGAEMARTEEYKEGRIPLHTLRSDIDYALVESNTVYGKIGVKVWICKGEVFGKRDLSMNFGAATNKPKRRPNRRK
- the rpsQ gene encoding 30S ribosomal protein S17, with translation MENKEVKRNSRKTVVGKVFSNKADKTIVVMVERRVTHPVYGKIIRKSSKFHAHDEKNECNERDVVQIMETRPLSKTKRWRLVKILEKAK
- the rpmC gene encoding 50S ribosomal protein L29 — its product is MKYSEIRDLTTKEIKEFVIEEQKNYTKLKISHAVSPLDNPQKINKSRRQVAKLKTELKKRELSKDGTDGK
- the rplB gene encoding 50S ribosomal protein L2: MGLKKLKPTTPGQKFTVLNDYSELTKGVKPEKSLLGTKKRTGGRNNKGKMTVRYRGGGHKKKYRIIDFKRDKFNIPAVVKTIEYDPNRSAYISLLFYKDGEKRYIIAPDKLKVGMTVISGDNVPPEIGNALKLSNIPLGTQVHNIEMHPGKGGELVRSAGGFAQIISREGKHAGIKLPSGEVRKILVNCMATIGSVSNPNNELIKLGKAGRKRWMGIRPRTRGVAMNPVDHPMGGGEGKSSGGHPRSRTGLYAKGKKTRDKNKMSNKHIIKRRKK
- the rplP gene encoding 50S ribosomal protein L16; protein product: MLQPKKPKYRKVQKGRIKGIATRGTTIAFGTYALKSLEPTRLTSNQLEAARVAIMRYIKREGKLWLRVFPDKPITKKPAEVRMGKGKGAPEYFVAAVRPGKIIFELEGMNEDIAKRALALGAQKLPVITKFISRKDLSA
- the rplN gene encoding 50S ribosomal protein L14 — protein: MIQKESRLKVADNSGAKEVLCINVLGGSKRRYASVGDKIVVTVKSAVSSGTIKKGTISKAVVVRTRKEVKRKDGSYIRFDENACVLLDESNEPVATRIFGPVARELRDRKYMKIVSLAPEVI
- the rpsJ gene encoding 30S ribosomal protein S10, producing MGTQKIRIKLRSYDFSLVDKSAEKIVKTVKVTGAVVSGPIPLPTKRKVYTVLKSPHVNKTARDQFELCSHKRLIDIYSTSTKTVDALMKLELPGGVDVEIKV